Proteins found in one Methanomicrobia archaeon genomic segment:
- a CDS encoding MBL fold metallo-hydrolase yields MQLTVLVDNNTLIDRYFLGEPAVSYFIDDAGTRILFDVGYSDAFLINAQKMAIDLCTVDFVVLSHGHLDHTWGLDPLIRLYLESKFERFESKKPTLVAHPSAFQTKLLEGVGQIGSLVTERRAANYFTLHQSREPVWLTERLVYLGEIPRRNEFEAQTPIGTVVTAEKEAEADYSLDDSALAYQSSQGLVVITACAHAGICNTIEYAREVCGEDRVADVIGGFHLLNPPERQLKRTLAYFASRQPAAVHACHCTDLHSKLALAQVAMLQEVGVGLRLCYE; encoded by the coding sequence ATGCAGCTGACGGTTCTCGTGGACAACAATACCCTGATCGATCGCTATTTCTTAGGTGAGCCTGCCGTCTCCTATTTCATCGACGACGCGGGCACGCGAATCTTATTCGACGTTGGGTATTCTGATGCGTTTCTCATAAACGCGCAGAAGATGGCGATAGATCTCTGCACGGTCGATTTCGTGGTGCTTTCGCACGGCCATCTTGACCATACGTGGGGCCTGGATCCGCTTATCAGGTTGTACCTCGAGTCGAAGTTCGAGCGATTCGAGTCGAAGAAGCCCACGCTGGTCGCGCATCCTTCGGCCTTCCAGACGAAGCTGCTCGAAGGGGTCGGGCAGATCGGATCGCTCGTAACGGAGAGACGAGCGGCGAACTACTTCACGCTACACCAGAGCAGGGAGCCCGTGTGGCTCACCGAGCGGCTGGTATACCTCGGCGAGATCCCGCGTCGGAACGAATTTGAAGCGCAAACCCCTATCGGTACGGTCGTGACCGCAGAGAAGGAAGCGGAGGCCGATTATTCGCTGGATGATTCCGCCCTGGCCTATCAGTCATCACAGGGCCTGGTGGTCATCACCGCCTGCGCGCACGCGGGCATCTGCAATACGATCGAGTATGCACGTGAGGTTTGCGGTGAGGATCGAGTTGCCGACGTCATTGGCGGTTTTCACCTGCTCAATCCTCCAGAACGGCAGTTGAAGCGCACGCTCGCCTACTTCGCATCACGGCAACCTGCGGCGGTCCACGCCTGCCACTGCACGGATCTGCACTCGAAGCTTGCGCTGGCACAGGTCGCCATGCTCCAGGAGGTTGGTGTGGGCTTGCGGTTGTGCTACGAGTGA
- a CDS encoding DUF2178 domain-containing protein — MNRKQFRLCMMFVSMGMGVLIGWSAAVGQFLVPIAVVAIGLVLMQLCKSRVTEVMEDELVHRLSEKASYMTLRVSLLPMAVLGAVFMALSIRGSPVLREIGLTLAFAVCVLLLLHIGFYTYYSRKGVQ; from the coding sequence ATGAACCGAAAGCAATTCAGGCTGTGCATGATGTTTGTAAGCATGGGTATGGGGGTTTTGATTGGCTGGTCAGCAGCTGTGGGTCAGTTCCTCGTGCCGATAGCTGTCGTGGCTATCGGATTGGTCCTGATGCAGCTCTGCAAGAGCAGGGTTACCGAAGTGATGGAGGATGAGTTGGTCCATCGGCTCAGTGAAAAGGCGTCCTATATGACCTTGCGGGTCTCGCTCTTGCCAATGGCAGTACTTGGTGCCGTGTTCATGGCGCTGAGTATAAGAGGATCGCCGGTGTTACGAGAGATCGGCCTTACACTGGCGTTCGCGGTCTGCGTGCTGCTCCTCTTGCATATCGGGTTCTACACGTATTACAGCCGAAAAGGCGTGCAGTGA
- a CDS encoding methionine synthase gives MTPPHFLYDDIGSYPLPVGVTKAAIKAAFADHESHQDTLYEILRDALRQKLDAGVELPTYPQFQDMITQFTEPIMDAARTEEPLLIKEEAARIYELAALEAVAAAFEAQHGRRMKLRICVTGPIELYYKLFPPPVYLDLLSNIATSVGRFIKHAVDESRNFDVVCASLDEPSMGLDPRIESEGVIEALELASGFAHRAGIDTQIHLHSPIFYETVCQVPGLNVIGMESASQPSLLEIVDKQLLDEHDKFLRIGLTRTDIFSMAAEYDERHHTNAFKEVGVLEAVVAEYNRPELVTKRLEKAYARFGDRIIYVGPDCGLGAFPTQKLAYTLLKNTAEGITAFYQGFQ, from the coding sequence ATGACCCCACCACACTTCCTCTACGACGACATTGGCAGCTATCCCTTGCCCGTGGGCGTGACGAAAGCAGCGATAAAAGCGGCCTTCGCCGACCATGAATCACACCAGGATACGCTATACGAGATCTTACGCGATGCGTTGCGCCAGAAGCTCGACGCGGGCGTCGAACTACCAACGTATCCGCAGTTCCAGGATATGATCACGCAGTTCACCGAGCCGATCATGGATGCTGCGCGAACGGAAGAGCCGTTGTTGATCAAGGAGGAAGCGGCGAGGATCTACGAGCTTGCCGCTCTGGAAGCGGTGGCTGCTGCGTTTGAAGCGCAGCACGGGCGGCGAATGAAGCTCCGCATCTGCGTCACCGGGCCCATCGAGCTCTATTACAAACTCTTTCCGCCACCGGTGTATCTAGACCTCCTATCGAATATCGCAACCTCGGTCGGACGGTTCATTAAACATGCAGTCGACGAGTCCAGGAATTTCGACGTGGTCTGCGCATCGCTGGACGAGCCGAGCATGGGCCTGGACCCCAGGATCGAGTCAGAAGGCGTGATCGAAGCGCTTGAACTCGCTTCGGGCTTTGCACATCGCGCTGGGATCGACACGCAGATACACCTCCACTCACCTATCTTTTACGAGACCGTCTGTCAGGTGCCGGGCTTGAACGTCATCGGCATGGAATCCGCGTCGCAGCCATCGCTCCTCGAGATCGTGGATAAACAGTTACTTGACGAGCACGACAAATTCCTCCGTATCGGGCTCACGCGCACTGACATCTTCAGCATGGCCGCAGAGTACGATGAGCGGCACCACACGAACGCATTTAAAGAAGTGGGCGTGCTTGAGGCTGTCGTTGCTGAGTATAACCGCCCTGAACTCGTAACGAAACGATTGGAGAAAGCGTACGCGCGTTTCGGGGATCGTATCATCTATGTTGGCCCGGATTGCGGCCTCGGGGCCTTCCCCACGCAGAAGCTCGCATATACGCTCTTAAAAAATACGGCTGAGGGTATAACGGCATTTTACCAGGGGTTTCAATGA
- a CDS encoding amino acid kinase: MTQTLILKLGGSLLTTGRDLMQFLSEYAFVKRTTRQMVIVPGGGPFAESVRALQRRLEISDDTAHWMAVLTMHQYGLFLASGAPETPVLERLEDVRATRTGLCILLPYRVLRADDALPHTWHVTSDTIAAFIAHKLGENTLIKLTDVDGLLDENGALIDHLQAQELLGIEHTGCIDAQLPRFLLEHGMSCVIVNGRHPERVIAVIEGRATICTRIE, encoded by the coding sequence ATGACTCAGACACTAATCCTCAAACTCGGTGGCAGCTTACTGACTACCGGGCGCGATCTCATGCAGTTCCTCAGCGAGTACGCGTTCGTGAAGCGTACTACACGCCAGATGGTGATCGTACCGGGCGGCGGTCCCTTTGCGGAGTCCGTCAGAGCATTGCAGAGACGCCTGGAAATCTCGGACGATACCGCGCACTGGATGGCCGTGCTCACCATGCACCAGTACGGGCTCTTTCTCGCCAGTGGCGCACCCGAGACACCGGTGCTCGAGCGGCTCGAAGACGTACGCGCCACGAGAACCGGCCTCTGCATCCTCCTCCCCTACCGCGTTCTGCGAGCCGACGATGCATTACCGCACACGTGGCATGTCACGTCAGACACGATCGCCGCCTTCATCGCGCATAAGCTCGGTGAGAACACCCTCATCAAATTAACTGATGTTGACGGGCTCCTGGACGAGAACGGTGCACTAATCGACCACCTGCAGGCACAGGAGCTGCTGGGGATCGAGCATACCGGCTGTATAGACGCGCAGCTTCCACGGTTCCTGCTGGAGCACGGCATGAGCTGCGTGATCGTCAATGGCCGCCATCCCGAACGCGTCATCGCGGTCATCGAGGGTAGAGCGACCATCTGTACCAGGATCGAGTAA
- the tpiA gene encoding triose-phosphate isomerase produces MLKVETPVIVLNEKAYNESAGAQGLRLAQICARVAAEQEVSIVICPQQVELAKIVAAVSIPCFAQHVDAVEPGSHTGFVTPESVKQAGAAGTLVNHSEHRLTIADIAFIVSKAASLDLLTIVCTNTIAVSAAIAELKPYAVAVEPPELIGTGRSVSKVDPAIVEDTVKAVKRIDERCVVLCGAGVTNGEDVRAAIDLGADGVLLASGVVKAQDPQAVLIDLASGVK; encoded by the coding sequence ATGCTAAAAGTGGAAACACCGGTCATTGTCCTCAACGAGAAGGCCTATAACGAATCTGCAGGTGCGCAGGGCCTGCGGCTCGCGCAGATATGCGCGCGCGTCGCTGCCGAGCAGGAAGTCAGCATTGTGATCTGTCCACAGCAGGTGGAACTTGCCAAGATAGTCGCAGCGGTGAGCATCCCCTGTTTCGCGCAACATGTGGACGCTGTGGAGCCTGGCAGCCATACGGGATTCGTCACGCCGGAATCCGTGAAGCAGGCCGGCGCGGCAGGCACACTGGTGAACCATTCTGAGCATCGGCTCACGATCGCGGACATCGCGTTTATCGTCTCCAAAGCGGCGAGCCTCGACCTCCTGACTATCGTCTGCACGAACACTATCGCGGTGAGCGCAGCGATTGCGGAACTGAAGCCGTACGCAGTCGCTGTTGAGCCGCCGGAGCTGATCGGCACCGGGCGATCGGTCTCGAAGGTAGATCCGGCGATCGTCGAGGACACCGTGAAGGCGGTCAAGCGAATTGATGAGCGTTGTGTGGTGCTCTGCGGTGCCGGCGTGACCAACGGCGAGGACGTGCGCGCAGCGATCGATTTGGGCGCTGACGGCGTCCTCCTGGCCTCCGGCGTGGTGAAA
- a CDS encoding transcriptional regulator, giving the protein MRTRIKEFRARYDLTQDELAKLVGVRRETIVFLEKGKYNPSLKLAHNIAKVLQTTIDELFLFEDEE; this is encoded by the coding sequence ATGAGAACGAGGATCAAGGAGTTCCGGGCACGGTACGATCTGACGCAGGACGAGCTCGCGAAGCTGGTCGGCGTCCGGCGGGAGACGATCGTCTTCCTGGAGAAGGGTAAATACAACCCTTCGCTCAAGCTCGCGCACAACATCGCGAAGGTGCTGCAGACGACGATCGATGAGCTCTTCCTCTTCGAAGATGAAGAATGA
- a CDS encoding YjbQ family protein — protein sequence MSVVTKELTFETRGEVELVDLTAQINDALRATVLRAGIVTIFVPGATGAVTTIEYEPGLIQDLPDALERLFPRAIEYQHELRWHDGNGHSHIRAAFLGPSLTVPFKDQRMLLGIWQQVIFVELDVRRRSRRVILQIIGE from the coding sequence ATGAGTGTAGTGACGAAGGAGCTGACGTTTGAGACCCGCGGCGAGGTGGAGCTGGTCGATCTCACCGCGCAGATTAACGACGCACTCCGGGCGACCGTGCTCCGTGCGGGCATCGTGACGATCTTCGTGCCGGGTGCGACTGGAGCGGTGACGACGATCGAGTACGAGCCGGGCTTAATTCAGGATTTGCCGGACGCTCTGGAGCGCTTATTCCCCCGTGCGATCGAGTATCAGCATGAGCTGCGCTGGCATGATGGTAACGGGCATTCGCATATTCGCGCGGCGTTTCTGGGCCCCTCGCTGACCGTGCCGTTCAAAGACCAGCGCATGCTGTTAGGGATCTGGCAGCAGGTGATCTTTGTTGAGCTCGATGTCCGGAGACGGTCGCGGCGGGTGATTCTGCAGATCATAGGGGAATAG
- a CDS encoding HAD family hydrolase, giving the protein MATTYQLVLLDMDGTFLDSHGKGRIPNEWAYEAFKKSLGHFGLALSIPEINAQFLQPLRAEGADGVRAFCARFRLVCDEFWARRETDVIEAKIDAIRNGKIMLCASAEEIIRYLSERYSLAVVSDAQQASVDFTLEYFNLKSYFTVWFGRKSSLGDLDIRKPNPYYINRVLQKLAIPQEAAILADDSPVGVLAAKRAGIDSVLITHDDDEKRKQCESEPTAVVNNIGELRKVL; this is encoded by the coding sequence ATGGCAACGACCTATCAACTCGTCCTGCTTGACATGGACGGAACGTTCCTCGACTCGCATGGGAAGGGGCGAATACCGAACGAATGGGCGTATGAAGCGTTCAAGAAGAGCCTGGGCCATTTCGGGCTCGCGCTATCGATCCCTGAGATCAATGCCCAGTTCCTTCAGCCGCTCCGTGCCGAGGGTGCGGACGGTGTCCGTGCGTTCTGCGCGCGGTTCAGACTCGTCTGTGATGAGTTCTGGGCACGCCGTGAGACTGACGTGATCGAGGCAAAGATCGATGCGATCCGAAACGGGAAGATCATGCTCTGTGCGAGCGCCGAAGAGATCATCCGGTACCTGAGTGAGCGATACTCGCTCGCCGTGGTGAGTGACGCACAACAGGCAAGTGTGGACTTCACACTCGAATACTTCAATTTGAAATCATACTTCACGGTCTGGTTTGGTCGTAAGAGTTCACTGGGTGATCTGGACATTCGCAAGCCGAATCCGTACTATATCAATCGAGTGCTGCAGAAATTGGCAATCCCGCAAGAGGCTGCGATACTGGCGGATGACAGTCCGGTTGGGGTGCTTGCGGCCAAGCGTGCCGGCATCGATTCCGTGCTCATCACACACGACGATGATGAAAAGCGCAAGCAATGCGAATCAGAGCCGACAGCGGTGGTGAACAATATCGGGGAGTTGCGTAAGGTGCTGTGA